Proteins found in one Kangiella sediminilitoris genomic segment:
- a CDS encoding winged helix-turn-helix domain-containing protein — MPKIIKVGDWFVYPDTNKLCFNDVEHYIEPLAMDVLVYFAQHPQQVVSRNELIDAVWSGRIVGDHAVYRIINKLRKTLAKDSEQEYIKTIRKKGYQLVCDVVPPDSGNVEESTTVKDGGDDQNFHVQDFVVTEKAKFSDQPAMENEPKIQSKRLVRWIKWSLLLVSTFIMTLLGIKLYFYQSITGYNQSTSLITLNGSIRDPSFSPDGNYIAFSYRDNVKDNWDIYVESLQDGRLYQISDDITDELNPAWAPDGSKVAVLRYDNKRCMIDVIEIPLTSGQKSESSAESLTECSGVLQHNDVVWGREGKYLYYTSSATKVSPLQIFRLTIRTGKTEQLTNYTQGETRGALGIKLSADNKHLAILKDVNWRNSRIDVLNLESLSFETVRELIGWNRYFDWANEGNTLIYNRNSEEIDAYHLSAGVEKNIAKSVEPISFPVHSPIKQELAVVAGRKVVNIVAEPISADSGSESSPLTVVSSSSIDNYAEYANTSDRIAFISRRSGKPQIWLKELDGEEKQLTSFEQSFDIKRIRWSPDDTSLLFIHDNKIYQLSLSSKKLKVLYQAEPGESVEGESWNRTGDKVLFSSNRDGDWQVYLLPINDGNRADSIEQITFKGGYAGVEAPEQNGVFYLKYHVKGLWFKSYSSEKERLVVDNVDVFSWNSIYLRQNNIYYLSDDYPRMKLYRYDIAAKKREMLQPYYGFSWLLSISFEADKLLYQRSWNTQSSLVLLKP; from the coding sequence ATGCCCAAAATTATAAAAGTCGGGGACTGGTTCGTTTATCCTGACACGAATAAGCTGTGCTTCAACGACGTTGAGCACTACATTGAACCATTAGCAATGGATGTGCTGGTTTATTTTGCTCAGCATCCTCAACAAGTTGTCAGTAGAAATGAGTTAATCGATGCCGTTTGGAGCGGACGAATTGTCGGTGACCATGCTGTCTACAGGATCATAAATAAGCTGCGGAAAACTCTCGCTAAGGATAGTGAGCAAGAGTACATTAAGACCATTCGCAAAAAAGGCTATCAGTTGGTATGTGACGTTGTGCCTCCTGACTCTGGTAATGTTGAGGAGAGTACAACAGTAAAAGACGGTGGGGATGATCAAAACTTCCATGTGCAGGATTTCGTGGTAACGGAGAAAGCAAAGTTTAGTGATCAGCCTGCCATGGAAAATGAGCCAAAAATTCAGTCTAAACGTTTGGTCCGGTGGATTAAATGGAGCTTGCTACTGGTGTCAACGTTTATTATGACGCTTCTTGGGATAAAGCTTTATTTTTATCAATCCATAACCGGTTATAACCAGTCAACCTCTCTGATAACATTGAATGGAAGCATCCGAGATCCGAGTTTTTCTCCTGATGGCAATTATATTGCTTTCAGTTACAGAGATAATGTTAAAGATAACTGGGATATTTATGTCGAGTCTTTGCAGGATGGTCGCTTGTACCAGATTTCTGATGATATAACGGATGAACTTAATCCAGCATGGGCTCCTGATGGTAGCAAAGTTGCGGTGTTACGTTATGACAACAAACGCTGCATGATTGACGTGATCGAAATTCCCTTAACTTCTGGACAAAAAAGCGAATCCAGTGCTGAGTCATTAACGGAGTGTTCTGGAGTATTACAACACAATGATGTTGTCTGGGGACGGGAAGGCAAGTACTTATATTACACCAGCTCGGCCACTAAGGTGTCACCCTTACAAATTTTTCGTTTAACGATCCGGACCGGGAAAACCGAGCAGCTGACAAATTATACCCAGGGAGAAACACGAGGGGCACTGGGCATAAAGCTGTCAGCTGATAATAAGCATCTGGCTATTTTAAAAGATGTTAACTGGCGAAATAGCCGGATCGATGTGCTGAATCTGGAAAGCCTTAGTTTTGAAACAGTCAGGGAGCTGATCGGATGGAATCGATATTTCGATTGGGCAAATGAAGGCAATACTTTGATTTATAATAGGAACTCAGAGGAAATCGACGCTTATCATTTATCAGCCGGGGTAGAGAAAAATATAGCCAAAAGTGTTGAGCCCATCTCTTTTCCTGTTCATTCACCCATCAAACAAGAGCTGGCAGTGGTTGCGGGACGTAAGGTAGTCAATATTGTCGCGGAACCCATTTCAGCGGACTCAGGCTCCGAGTCTTCTCCTCTTACTGTAGTATCCTCTAGCTCCATAGATAATTATGCCGAGTATGCGAATACATCTGACCGGATCGCTTTCATCTCTAGAAGATCCGGAAAGCCACAAATATGGTTAAAAGAACTTGATGGTGAGGAAAAGCAGCTAACGTCTTTTGAACAAAGCTTTGATATAAAAAGAATTCGATGGTCGCCTGATGATACTTCATTATTATTTATCCATGATAATAAAATTTACCAGCTGAGTTTATCCAGCAAGAAACTAAAAGTGCTGTATCAGGCTGAGCCTGGTGAGTCAGTCGAAGGCGAGTCCTGGAACAGAACTGGTGACAAAGTACTATTTTCTTCTAATAGGGATGGAGATTGGCAAGTTTATCTTTTGCCCATTAACGATGGAAATCGAGCAGACTCTATCGAGCAAATTACTTTTAAAGGGGGCTATGCTGGGGTTGAAGCGCCTGAGCAAAATGGTGTCTTTTACTTAAAGTATCATGTAAAGGGACTGTGGTTTAAATCCTATTCCTCAGAAAAAGAGCGTTTGGTGGTAGATAACGTTGATGTGTTCAGCTGGAACAGTATTTATCTTAGACAAAATAATATTTATTACCTGTCTGATGATTACCCTCGTATGAAGCTTTATCGTTATGATATAGCAGCTAAAAAAAGAGAGATGCTCCAGCCCTATTATGGTTTCTCCTGGTTGCTTTCTATTTCTTTTGAGGCTGATAAGTTACTCTATCAGCGCAGCTGGAACACTCAATCATCGCTAGTGTTACTAAAGCCATGA